One stretch of Thermanaerosceptrum fracticalcis DNA includes these proteins:
- the rpoB gene encoding DNA-directed RNA polymerase subunit beta: MRHPMEVGKRTRESFARIKEVLEMPNLIEIQQNSYRWFLNEGIREMFRDISPIQDFTGNLVLEFVDYSLGEPKYSVEECKERDVTFAAPLRVKVRLINKETGEVKEQEVFMGDFPLMTDKGTFIINGAERVIVSQLVRSPGVYYTEQIDPSGKKVYGATIIPNRGAWLEFETDVNDNIFVRVDRTRKLPATVLLRALGYSSNGQIAGLFQDDERIRLTLERDHTESEDEALVEIYKRLRPGEPPTVDSARSLLNTLFFDPKRYDLAHVGRYKLNKKLKVNVPPHIRHVTKEDIVASIHYLLKLMKGEGKPDDIDHLGNRRLRSVGELLQNQFRIGLSRMERVVRERMTIQDVDVITPQVLINIRPVVAAIKEFFGSSQLSQFMDQTNPLAELTHKRRLSALGPGGLSRERAGFEVRDVHHSHYGRMCPIETPEGPNIGLIGSLSTYARINEFGFIETPYRKVDKETGKVTDEIVYLTADEEDNYVIAQANAPLDEEGRFINAKVNARHGSEIIVVPVEKVDYMDVSPKQVVSIATAMIPFLEHDDANRALMGANMQRQAVPLLRTDAPYVGTGEEYKAARDSGVVLLAKEGGVVERVTANEIIIRTDEGKLEKHKLIKFSRSNQGTCINQKPIVRRGERVFAGQVIADGPSTDQGELALGRNVLVAFMTWEGYNYEDAILISKKLVKEDYFTSIHIEEYECDARDTKLGPEEITRDIPNVGEDVLKDLDERGIIRIGAEVRPGDILVGKVTPKGETELTAEERLLRAIFGEKAREVRDTSLRVPHGEAGKVVDVKVFTRENGDELAPGVNQIVRVYIAQKRKISEGDKMAGRHGNKGVISRIMPEEDMPFLPDGTPIEIVLNPLGVPSRMNIGQVLETHLGWAAKALGIRVATPVFDGATETDIEEILREAGLPETGKTILYDGRTGEPFDNPITVGYMYMLKLAHLVDDKIHARSTGPYSLVTQQPLGGKAQFGGQRFGEMEVWALEAYGAAYTLQEILTVKSDDVVGRVKTYEAIVKGENVPEPGVPESFKVLIKELQSLGLDVKVLSENDEEIEIREIDDDISEAAKELGLDIHAPERPGPLEDEGEGDDQDDGFIEFDPEDMEEEDFNLD; encoded by the coding sequence ATGCGTCATCCGATGGAAGTGGGTAAAAGAACGCGAGAAAGTTTTGCAAGAATCAAAGAAGTCCTGGAAATGCCTAATCTCATTGAAATTCAGCAAAATTCCTATCGGTGGTTTCTTAATGAGGGTATTAGGGAGATGTTTCGTGACATTTCGCCTATCCAGGATTTTACCGGTAATTTAGTTCTGGAATTCGTAGATTACAGCCTTGGCGAACCCAAATATTCCGTTGAGGAATGTAAAGAGCGTGACGTAACCTTTGCGGCTCCTTTAAGAGTTAAGGTAAGGCTCATTAATAAAGAAACCGGCGAGGTAAAAGAGCAGGAAGTATTTATGGGGGATTTCCCCTTAATGACAGATAAAGGCACCTTTATTATCAATGGTGCGGAGAGGGTTATTGTCAGCCAGCTGGTGAGGTCTCCGGGTGTATACTATACGGAACAGATAGACCCCAGCGGCAAGAAAGTATACGGAGCTACGATTATTCCTAACCGGGGTGCCTGGCTGGAGTTTGAAACCGATGTTAACGACAACATCTTTGTTCGGGTAGATAGAACCAGAAAACTGCCGGCCACCGTCCTGTTGCGAGCCCTGGGCTATAGCAGCAATGGACAAATTGCCGGACTATTCCAAGATGACGAACGGATTCGTCTGACCCTGGAGAGGGACCATACGGAATCTGAAGATGAAGCTTTAGTAGAAATTTATAAACGTCTAAGACCTGGTGAACCTCCTACGGTAGACAGCGCCCGTTCTTTATTAAATACTTTATTCTTTGACCCTAAGCGATATGACCTGGCCCATGTAGGGCGTTATAAGCTGAATAAGAAGCTTAAGGTCAATGTGCCCCCCCATATTCGCCATGTCACCAAGGAAGATATTGTTGCCTCTATTCACTATCTTCTCAAGTTAATGAAGGGTGAGGGCAAACCCGACGATATTGACCACCTGGGTAACCGGCGCCTGCGTTCTGTGGGGGAACTCTTACAGAACCAGTTCCGGATTGGTTTATCCCGTATGGAACGTGTGGTTCGCGAGCGCATGACTATTCAGGATGTGGATGTAATCACACCTCAGGTGCTCATTAATATTCGCCCGGTAGTGGCTGCTATTAAAGAATTCTTTGGTTCCAGCCAGCTCTCCCAGTTTATGGACCAAACCAACCCCCTGGCTGAATTAACCCATAAACGTCGTTTGAGTGCTTTAGGACCTGGCGGTCTTTCCCGGGAACGAGCAGGTTTCGAGGTCCGGGACGTTCACCACTCCCACTACGGCCGGATGTGTCCCATAGAGACTCCCGAAGGTCCCAACATCGGTTTAATTGGTTCTTTGAGTACTTATGCCCGTATTAATGAATTTGGTTTTATTGAAACCCCTTATCGTAAGGTAGACAAAGAAACGGGTAAGGTTACCGATGAAATTGTATACCTTACTGCCGATGAAGAGGATAATTATGTGATTGCTCAGGCCAACGCACCTCTGGATGAGGAAGGACGCTTTATCAATGCCAAGGTAAATGCCCGTCACGGCAGCGAAATTATTGTGGTACCCGTGGAAAAAGTTGACTACATGGATGTTTCGCCTAAACAGGTTGTTTCTATCGCTACTGCTATGATTCCCTTTTTGGAGCATGATGATGCTAACCGGGCCTTAATGGGCGCTAACATGCAGCGCCAGGCTGTTCCTTTATTGCGCACAGATGCCCCCTACGTGGGAACGGGCGAGGAATATAAAGCGGCCCGGGATTCCGGCGTGGTTTTACTGGCCAAGGAAGGCGGTGTCGTGGAACGGGTTACCGCCAACGAGATCATCATCCGTACTGATGAGGGGAAACTGGAAAAACACAAGCTGATCAAATTTTCCCGTTCTAACCAGGGGACTTGTATCAACCAAAAACCCATTGTGAGACGTGGGGAGCGAGTTTTCGCCGGTCAGGTTATTGCAGACGGTCCTTCCACGGATCAGGGAGAATTAGCCTTGGGTAGAAACGTTTTGGTAGCTTTTATGACCTGGGAAGGTTATAACTATGAAGACGCTATCCTGATCAGCAAAAAGCTGGTCAAGGAAGATTATTTTACCTCGATTCATATAGAAGAATACGAATGTGATGCCCGGGATACCAAATTAGGACCAGAGGAAATTACCAGGGATATCCCCAATGTGGGTGAAGATGTGCTCAAGGATCTGGATGAACGGGGTATTATTCGTATCGGAGCAGAGGTAAGACCCGGAGATATTTTGGTAGGTAAAGTTACGCCCAAGGGTGAAACCGAACTCACTGCCGAGGAAAGGCTCTTAAGGGCCATTTTTGGTGAGAAAGCCCGGGAAGTAAGAGACACATCCTTACGTGTACCCCATGGCGAAGCCGGTAAGGTTGTGGACGTAAAAGTTTTCACCAGGGAAAACGGCGATGAACTGGCGCCGGGAGTAAACCAGATTGTTCGCGTTTATATTGCCCAGAAGAGAAAGATCTCCGAAGGTGATAAAATGGCTGGGCGTCACGGGAATAAGGGGGTTATCTCCCGCATCATGCCTGAGGAGGATATGCCTTTCCTGCCTGACGGCACACCCATTGAAATCGTCTTGAACCCTCTGGGGGTACCCTCCCGGATGAACATCGGGCAGGTTTTAGAGACCCACCTGGGCTGGGCGGCTAAGGCTCTGGGAATCAGGGTCGCCACACCTGTCTTTGATGGCGCTACAGAAACTGATATCGAAGAGATTTTACGTGAAGCAGGCCTGCCGGAAACGGGTAAAACCATCCTTTATGACGGCAGGACCGGTGAACCCTTTGATAACCCCATCACTGTAGGTTATATGTATATGCTTAAACTGGCCCACCTGGTAGACGATAAGATTCATGCCCGTTCCACAGGTCCTTACTCTCTCGTTACCCAGCAGCCATTGGGTGGTAAAGCCCAGTTCGGTGGGCAGCGCTTTGGGGAGATGGAAGTATGGGCTTTAGAGGCATACGGTGCAGCATATACCCTTCAGGAGATCCTAACAGTAAAATCTGACGATGTGGTAGGCCGGGTTAAAACTTATGAAGCCATCGTCAAGGGAGAAAATGTTCCCGAACCCGGGGTGCCTGAGTCCTTCAAAGTGTTGATCAAAGAACTGCAAAGTCTGGGTCTTGATGTCAAGGTACTGTCGGAGAACGATGAAGAAATTGAAATCCGGGAAATTGATGATGATATTAGCGAAGCGGCTAAGGAATTGGGGCTCGATATCCATGCACCTGAAAGACCGGGTCCTCTCGAAGATGAAGGTGAAGGAGACGACCAGGATGATGGCTTTATCGAATTTGATCCGGAAGATATGGAAGAGGAAGATTTTAACCTTGATTAA